In Candidatus Eisenbacteria bacterium, the sequence GATCTACATTGCCACCTCGATGGCTCGCTCCGCCTCGAGACCCTTTGGGAGCTTGCGGAGCGGAGATCGATCGAGCTGGGCGCCGGGAGCATCGAGGAGCTGCGAGCCATGCTGACCCCGAGGACGGGCGCGAACCTCGGCGAGTATGTCGAGATGTTCGAGCCGGCGATCTCCGTGCTCCAGGACGCCGAGGCCCTCCGCCGCGTCGCCTACGAGCTGGCGGAGGACGCGGCCCGGGAGAACATCCGTTACCTCGAGGTCCGCTACTCCCCGATCCTCCATGCGAGGCGGGGCCTCTCGCTCCCGGAGATCGTCGATCCTGTCCTTCAGGGGCTTCGGGACGCCGAACTCAAGCTGGGCATGGTCAGCGGAGTCATTCTCTGCGGGATCCGGACCATCTCCCCGGAGGTGAGCCTGGAGC encodes:
- a CDS encoding adenosine deaminase family protein; translation: MSIPISLIQSLPKTDLHCHLDGSLRLETLWELAERRSIELGAGSIEELRAMLTPRTGANLGEYVEMFEPAISVLQDAEALRRVAYELAEDAARENIRYLEVRYSPILHARRGLSLPEIVDPVLQGLRDAELKLGMVSGVILCGIRTISPEVSLELARFAVSYRKKGVVGFDLAGAEKDYPAKDHVKAFYEILNNNINVTVHAGEDFGAPSIHQAIHYCGAHR